The Acidobacteriota bacterium genome contains the following window.
CGTGACGATCGCGAGGTCCACCCGTTCGGGAAATTGCAGGCCGGAGGTCGGAAGCAAGGTCAGCGCTCCTGCGCGCAACCCACCTTTTGCGGCGAGCCGCGACGACATCCAGATCGCATCAGTGTCCTCTGTCACCTGCGCCAGGACATGGTAGTTGTCGCTGGTGAGGTTCAGCGCGCCCAGTCCGAAGAAGCTGGTGCCCGGGTCGAAATCCGCCTGCCGGCCCACTGCGCTCGTGTGAGCCCCGATGACCGGAAACGCATTGATCTCCTCCATCGTCAGCTTGCGGCGCTTTGCCAGCGGGTGCCCCGACCGCACGATCATGTCGAACGGGATCGCCCCTGCGGGGATCACGTCGAAATCGTGGAGAGAATTCAGCGCCAGGGGCGGGCAAAGCAAAAAGTCGTAGGTCGCCGCAATCAGGTGTCCGGCGAGCGCCGCATTCGGTTGCACGTCGGTGTAGAAGCGCACGCCGGGCCGCGTCGTCAGCACGCGTGTGCAAATCGCCGCGAGCGCAACACCGGCCGGCAGCGGCGCAATGCCGGTATACACCGTACCCGCATCACCGCCGGCTTCGGCTTTGAGCGTTTCGTCGAAATGGGCAGCGCTTTGCAGGAGATTGCGCGCGAGGCGCACCGCCTCCTCGCCTGTTCGGGTCAGGGCGGCCCCGGCGGCTCGCCTGTCGATCAGGTCCACGCCATACGCGTCTTCGGCCGCCTTGATGCTGCGGCTGAGAGCTGGCTGCGACAGGCCGAGGCGGTCGGCCGCGCGCCCGAAATGGCCCTCCTCGCTCAGCACAACGAGATGTTTCAACTGTCTGAGCGTCAGGTTCATGCGTTTTTCTTATCGCTTTATCACTTGATATGCATTGGACGCATGAACGAGCCAGCCTGTAAACCCGTTTCCAAAGCGGATGAACCGGAGACTCAGATGCCCCACCACACCTTCACCATGGCAGATGTCGGCTATGTCGTGGCGGCCACGCTCGTCATCCTCGTCGCCGAAGCGCTGGCCGGCAGCCTCAAGGGCGCGCGCTGGCGCGACTTCGGGCTTACGGCCCTGTGCTTCTTCACCAACTCTGCCGTTACCCGTCCGCTGGCGGGCCTCCTGATCGCGGGCCTGATCACGGCCGCGCTTCCTGCCTTCGCGGGCGCCCTGTCGGGCCTCTCCCTCTGGCAGTCATTCCTGCTGAATTTCCTGTTGATGGAGTTCGGCTTCTACTGGATGCACCGCTGGGCGCATGAAGGACAGCGCATCTCCTCGCGCCTCGGTTGGCTGTGGAAGATCCATCGCACTCACCATTCGGCAGACCACCTGAATGTGTCGGTCACGATGCGCCAGAACATCTTCTGGGCCTTCGTGGTGCCCAACACCTGGGTCGTCGCGCTGGCCGTGTATCTCGGCATGGGGTCGGGCGCGGCGCTGGCGCTGCTCGTCATCTATGCCTGGAACCTGCTGACCCATACGCACTACCGGTGGGACGACGCCTTGCTGAAGTCCCGCGCCTTTCGCGTGTTCCAGCATGTGATCGTCACACCGAGCATGCACCATTCGCATCATGGCTACGGCAAGGACGGCAAGATGTACCGGAACTATGCCGTCATGCTGTCGGCGTATGACTGGCTGTTCGGCACACTGTACCTGCCAGACGGCCGCCCGTCCCGCTACGGAGTGCCGGGTGAGCAGCCGGGTTGGGCCGAGGAAGCGTTCTTCCCGCTCACCCTGCTCGTCCCGCGCGCCCGCTCGCTCGAGCAGCCAAGCGACCCTGCCTGAAGTTTGCCGCGGGCCCGGAAATGCAAAACGCCCGGACTGTCACGGTCCGGGCGTTTTGATTGCAATCGTCTCAGTCTCGCCAGTGGCGCGAGTGACGTGACGCGATCCATAAAATTTATCCTATTTTATCAACGTATTACGCGTTAAATGGTCAACTCT
Protein-coding sequences here:
- a CDS encoding LysR family transcriptional regulator — translated: MNLTLRQLKHLVVLSEEGHFGRAADRLGLSQPALSRSIKAAEDAYGVDLIDRRAAGAALTRTGEEAVRLARNLLQSAAHFDETLKAEAGGDAGTVYTGIAPLPAGVALAAICTRVLTTRPGVRFYTDVQPNAALAGHLIAATYDFLLCPPLALNSLHDFDVIPAGAIPFDMIVRSGHPLAKRRKLTMEEINAFPVIGAHTSAVGRQADFDPGTSFFGLGALNLTSDNYHVLAQVTEDTDAIWMSSRLAAKGGLRAGALTLLPTSGLQFPERVDLAIVTLRNASLSPATQAVIDDILDVIAGLTS
- a CDS encoding sterol desaturase family protein is translated as MPHHTFTMADVGYVVAATLVILVAEALAGSLKGARWRDFGLTALCFFTNSAVTRPLAGLLIAGLITAALPAFAGALSGLSLWQSFLLNFLLMEFGFYWMHRWAHEGQRISSRLGWLWKIHRTHHSADHLNVSVTMRQNIFWAFVVPNTWVVALAVYLGMGSGAALALLVIYAWNLLTHTHYRWDDALLKSRAFRVFQHVIVTPSMHHSHHGYGKDGKMYRNYAVMLSAYDWLFGTLYLPDGRPSRYGVPGEQPGWAEEAFFPLTLLVPRARSLEQPSDPA